Sequence from the Corallococcus soli genome:
CGTCCCAGTACACCAGCGCGTCCAGCGGGTCGCCGTCCGGCCCCTCCGTGCTGGGGATGAAGCCCCAGTCGAACGGGTAGCGGAAGCCGCGCGTCAGCGGCCGCGACAGGGTGAAGGCCTGGAGCTTCGTGTCGTACTTGAGCTTCACCGTCGAGCCGCGAGGCGACTCGACGACGACGTTCAACGCATCCTGGAAGCCGCGCAGAGGCAGGCGGGTGAAGTCAGTGGCCATGAGCCTTCAAGGCTGGTGACGCCCTCCCGTCCGCGGCAAGTGCCCGGACGCGATGGAATCCACTCGCCAACCCTGGCGTCCCCGGCGGCCCTCCTACCCGACGGGGCGTCCCAGCGGCAGCGCCAGCGCGCTCCGGGCCATCAGCCGGCGCGTCGCGCGCGCGGCGGCGAGTCCGCCCAGCGTGTACCAGGCCACCGTGAGCAGGGACGTGGAGGGCCGCGCCCGTGACGGCGCCTTGCCCAGGCCCAATTTCGGGGGCAGCACCACCGCGCCCAGGCCGGCCAGCAGCCCCAGCACCGCCCCGCGCAGGTACGGCCGTCTGGGACGGCCCAGGGCGACGAGCGAGAAGAAGAGGCCGTTGGACAGCAGGTCCGCCGCCAGTGTCTGGCGGTGCAGCCGCCGGTCCGGGGGCGGCTCACCGCCGAAGAAGCGGATGCCCTTCTTGAGCGAGCGCATGCCCAACACATCCATGCGCGGTGGGTGCTTCAGGACGCGGCGGGCACCCTCGTGCACCAGCGTCAGCGCGGTGGCGCCGACGAGCCCTGGACCGAGGGCGCGGAACACGAGGCGGGGCGGAGCAGGAGGTTCAATCATGCCCTCCAAGCTAGGCACCCCATTCCCCGACTTCCCGCGCGCGGGTGCCCGCCTGCCCGCTGGGCGGACGGCGACGGCGCGCGTCAGGCGCTGCCGCCCACTTTCAGGCGCCGCCCCAGGTCAGCGGGGCGGTTGCCCTGGCCCTCCGCGTGCCTCCGCTGCGTCAGGGGACCTGCATGCCTCGCTGCACGGCGGGACGGCTGCCCACGCGGTGCAGCCACTGCACGATGTTGTGCGTGTCCAGGAAGAGGTCGGGGAACCCGCTGTGCATGGCCTTGATCCACGGGTACGTGGCGATGTCCGCGATGGAGTAGTGCGTGGCCAGGTGGTCGCGCGAGGCCAGCTGCCGGTCCAGCACGCCCAGCAGACGCTTGGACTCCGCGCGATACCGGTCGATGGCGTAGGGCACCTTCGTGGGGGCGTAGTTCGCGAAGTGGTTGAACTGGCCGAGCATGGGCCCCACGCCGCCCATCTGGAACATCAGCCACTGCGTCACCTCCGCCTTGCCGCGCGGATCATGGGGCATCAGCGCGCCCGTCTTCTCCGCCAGGTACAGCAGGATGGCGCCGGACTCGAAGAGCGCCAGCGGAGCGCCGCCGGGCGCCGCGTGGTCCACGATGGCCGGAATCTTGTTGTTGGGGTTGATGGCCAGGAACTCGGGCTTGAACTGGTCCCCCTTGGAGATGTCCACGACGTGGGTCTTGTAGGGGATGCCCAGCTCCTCCAGCGCGATGGAGATCTTGCGGCCGTTGGGCGTCTTGAACGTGTACAGGTCGATCATGCCTTCACTCCCGTGAGCTGTTCGCTCACTTGCCAGAGCCGCTCCGCGAGCGCCTCGTCCCGGGCGGCGGACGACGGCTTCACCTTGCGGCATTTCTTGAAGTATTCCCCGCTGACGCCAGCCACCTCGGGCGAGGAGGCCAGGTACACCGACGTCCGTGCGCCCTTCTCCGGGGAGATCATGAAGGGCGCGCCCAGCTTCACGAGGTGCCGGAAGAAGCCCTCGCCGTTGTGCCCGAAGCCCGTGCGCACCACGCCCGGGTGCAGCGCGTTCGCCGTCACCTGCGTGCCCGCGAGGCGCTTCTCCAATCCCTTGCTGAACAGGATGT
This genomic interval carries:
- a CDS encoding glutathione S-transferase N-terminal domain-containing protein; amino-acid sequence: MIDLYTFKTPNGRKISIALEELGIPYKTHVVDISKGDQFKPEFLAINPNNKIPAIVDHAAPGGAPLALFESGAILLYLAEKTGALMPHDPRGKAEVTQWLMFQMGGVGPMLGQFNHFANYAPTKVPYAIDRYRAESKRLLGVLDRQLASRDHLATHYSIADIATYPWIKAMHSGFPDLFLDTHNIVQWLHRVGSRPAVQRGMQVP